In Paraburkholderia phenazinium, the following are encoded in one genomic region:
- a CDS encoding alginate lyase family protein yields MPSWQAAGTPLALLLVCSAIMLPARQARAAMNFCAAPALQTSERTNADPGVKALVSNVEAHLNDPAHAVSKLHTEGTLPHEGIYDQSVEAEKDLDLLRDAALAWRATSDDRYLKLVDRLLYAWVTIYEPSFNPIDETRFEGLILAYDMTASALPVKTRNAAMAFLTKLGNGYIEQIDAQPRPLTGTFRNNWQSHRIKLIAMAAFTLDNRKMINAAQRLFVEHIGDNIEPDGSTIDFKERDALHYVTYDLQPLVTAALAARRHNRNWLPEKATNGATLGAALNWLTPYALGTKTHDEFVHSDVPFDAKRREAGLPGYSGQWDPKNATELFNLAARLDGRYAPVALHLAPNPPAWLAVCLPLPAR; encoded by the coding sequence ATGCCGTCATGGCAGGCAGCGGGAACCCCGCTGGCGCTGCTGCTGGTATGCAGCGCCATCATGCTGCCGGCGCGGCAGGCCCGCGCCGCGATGAATTTCTGTGCGGCGCCTGCGCTGCAAACGAGCGAGCGCACCAATGCCGATCCTGGCGTCAAGGCGCTCGTCAGCAATGTGGAAGCGCATCTGAACGACCCGGCCCACGCGGTGTCGAAGTTGCATACCGAAGGCACGCTGCCGCACGAGGGCATCTACGACCAGAGCGTCGAAGCGGAAAAGGATCTCGACCTGCTGCGCGACGCCGCGCTCGCCTGGCGCGCCACCAGTGACGATCGCTATCTGAAGCTGGTCGACCGTCTGCTGTACGCATGGGTCACCATCTACGAGCCGAGCTTCAACCCGATCGACGAAACCCGCTTCGAAGGTTTGATCCTCGCCTACGACATGACGGCGAGCGCCTTGCCGGTGAAGACCCGCAACGCGGCAATGGCGTTTCTGACGAAACTTGGCAACGGTTACATCGAGCAGATCGACGCGCAGCCGCGCCCCTTGACCGGCACGTTTCGCAACAACTGGCAGAGTCACCGCATCAAGCTGATTGCGATGGCTGCCTTCACGCTCGACAACCGCAAGATGATCAACGCGGCGCAGCGTCTGTTTGTGGAGCACATTGGCGACAACATCGAACCAGATGGTTCGACGATCGATTTCAAGGAACGCGATGCGCTGCATTACGTGACCTACGACTTGCAGCCGCTCGTGACCGCGGCGCTGGCCGCTCGCCGTCACAACCGCAACTGGTTGCCGGAGAAGGCCACCAACGGTGCGACGCTGGGCGCCGCGCTGAACTGGTTGACGCCCTACGCATTGGGCACGAAGACGCATGACGAATTTGTGCATTCGGACGTTCCGTTCGATGCAAAACGTCGCGAAGCCGGCTTGCCGGGCTATTCGGGTCAGTGGGATCCGAAGAACGCGACGGAACTGTTTAACCTGGCTGCGCGGCTGGATGGCCGCTATGCGCCAGTCGCGCTGCATCTGGCGCCCAACCCGCCCGCATGGCTGGCCGTGTGCCTGCCGCTGCCGGCGCGGTAA
- the gcvP gene encoding aminomethyl-transferring glycine dehydrogenase: MKLEHPDRLMNRTPLSLAALEVHDAFAERHIGPDSADQQAMLEALGFASRAALIDAVIPQTIRRSETLPLGPFTQPKSEAEALAALRELADKNQVFRSYIGQGYYNAHTPTVILRNVLENPAWYTAYTPYQPEISQGRLEALLNFQQMIIDLTGLAISNASLLDEATAAAEAMTLLQRVGKPKSNVFYVADDVLPQTIEVVKTRATPVGIEVKVGPAADAANANAFGVLLQYPGVNGDVRDYRALAEAIHAAGGHVVVAADLLALTVLTPPGEWGADVAVGNTQRFGVPVGFGGPHAAYLAVRDEFKRQMPGRLVGVTVDAQGKPALRLALQTREQHIRREKATSNVCTAQALLAIMASMYAVYHGPQGLKTIAQRVNRIASLLAAGAKKLGYTLVNETFFDTLTFETGARTQALHDAATAKRINLRRVSDTRVGISIDETTKRSDLADLLAVFAQAAFVNDVPQIDALDAELPAESTVPPALERTSAYLTHHVFNRHHSETEMLRYLRSLSDKDLALDRSMIPLGSCTMKLNATSEMLPVTWPEFGQIHPFAPAEQTVGYREMIDQLEQMLVAATGYAAVSLQPNAGSQGEYAGLLIIHAYHASRGEGHRNVCLIPASAHGTNPASAQMAGMQVVVVACDAQGNVDIDDLKAKAAQHADKLAAIMITYPSTHGVFEANVREICEIVHAHGGQVYVDGANMNAMVGLTAPGQFGGDVSHLNLHKTFCIPHGGGGPGVGPVAVGAHLAKFLPNQVSSGYERTADGIGAVSAAPYGSASILPISWMYIAMMGAKNLTAATETAILNANYVANKLAPHYPVLYSGPGGLVAHECILDLRPIKETSGITVDDVAKRLADYGFHAPTMSFPVPGTLMVEPTESESKEELDRFIEAMTAIREEIRAVEEGRLDREDNPLKHAPHTAAVVIADDWKHAYPRETAAYPLPSLIAKKYWPPVGRADNVYGDRNLFCSCVPIADYA; this comes from the coding sequence ATGAAGCTCGAACACCCGGATCGTCTGATGAACCGCACTCCTCTCTCGCTCGCCGCGCTCGAAGTGCATGATGCCTTCGCTGAACGGCACATCGGCCCGGACTCGGCCGACCAGCAAGCGATGCTCGAAGCCCTCGGCTTCGCGTCGCGCGCCGCGCTGATCGACGCCGTGATTCCGCAGACGATCCGCCGCAGCGAAACGCTGCCGCTCGGCCCCTTCACGCAGCCGAAGAGCGAAGCCGAAGCGCTCGCCGCGCTGCGCGAACTGGCGGACAAGAACCAGGTGTTCCGCTCGTATATCGGGCAGGGCTATTACAACGCGCACACCCCCACGGTGATCCTGCGCAACGTGCTCGAAAATCCGGCGTGGTACACGGCTTACACGCCGTATCAGCCGGAAATCTCGCAAGGCCGTCTCGAAGCGCTGCTGAACTTCCAGCAGATGATCATCGACCTGACCGGCCTCGCCATCTCCAACGCGTCGCTGCTCGACGAGGCCACCGCCGCCGCCGAAGCGATGACGCTGCTGCAACGCGTGGGCAAGCCGAAGTCGAACGTCTTCTACGTCGCCGACGACGTGCTGCCGCAAACCATCGAAGTGGTGAAGACGCGCGCCACGCCGGTCGGCATCGAAGTGAAGGTCGGCCCGGCGGCGGACGCCGCCAACGCCAATGCGTTCGGCGTGCTGCTGCAATACCCGGGCGTGAACGGCGACGTGCGCGACTACCGCGCACTCGCTGAAGCGATCCACGCAGCGGGCGGCCATGTGGTGGTCGCCGCCGATCTGCTCGCGCTCACCGTGCTCACGCCGCCGGGCGAATGGGGCGCGGACGTGGCCGTCGGCAACACCCAGCGTTTCGGCGTGCCGGTTGGCTTCGGCGGCCCGCACGCGGCGTATCTGGCCGTGCGCGACGAATTCAAGCGGCAAATGCCGGGGCGTCTGGTCGGCGTCACGGTCGACGCACAAGGCAAGCCCGCCCTGCGTCTTGCGCTGCAAACGCGCGAACAGCATATCCGCCGCGAAAAGGCGACTTCGAACGTCTGCACCGCGCAGGCGCTGCTCGCGATCATGGCCAGCATGTACGCGGTCTATCACGGCCCGCAAGGCCTGAAGACGATCGCGCAACGCGTCAACCGCATCGCCTCGTTGCTCGCCGCCGGCGCGAAGAAGCTCGGCTACACGCTCGTCAACGAAACCTTCTTCGACACGCTCACGTTCGAAACCGGCGCCCGCACCCAGGCACTGCATGACGCCGCGACCGCCAAGCGCATCAACCTGCGCCGCGTGAGCGATACGCGCGTCGGCATTTCGATCGACGAAACCACCAAGCGCAGCGATCTGGCCGATCTGCTGGCGGTGTTCGCCCAAGCGGCGTTCGTGAACGACGTGCCGCAAATCGATGCGCTCGACGCAGAACTGCCCGCAGAGAGCACCGTGCCGCCCGCGCTCGAACGCACCAGCGCGTACCTCACGCACCACGTCTTCAACCGTCACCATTCCGAAACGGAAATGCTGCGCTATCTGCGCAGCCTGTCGGACAAGGATCTGGCGCTCGACCGCTCGATGATCCCGCTCGGCTCCTGCACGATGAAGCTGAACGCGACCTCGGAAATGCTGCCGGTCACGTGGCCGGAGTTCGGTCAGATTCACCCGTTCGCGCCGGCCGAGCAAACGGTCGGTTACCGCGAAATGATCGATCAGCTCGAGCAGATGCTGGTGGCGGCAACCGGTTACGCGGCGGTTTCGCTGCAACCGAACGCGGGCTCGCAAGGTGAATACGCCGGTCTGTTGATCATCCACGCGTACCACGCCTCGCGCGGCGAAGGGCATCGTAACGTCTGCCTGATTCCCGCTTCGGCACACGGCACGAACCCGGCGTCGGCGCAGATGGCCGGCATGCAGGTCGTGGTGGTGGCGTGCGACGCGCAAGGCAACGTCGATATTGACGACCTGAAGGCGAAGGCCGCGCAACACGCGGACAAGCTCGCAGCCATCATGATCACGTACCCGTCCACGCACGGCGTGTTCGAAGCGAACGTGCGCGAAATCTGCGAGATCGTGCATGCGCACGGCGGCCAGGTCTACGTGGACGGCGCCAACATGAACGCGATGGTCGGCCTCACGGCGCCGGGCCAGTTCGGCGGCGACGTCTCGCACCTGAACCTGCACAAGACGTTCTGCATTCCGCACGGCGGTGGCGGCCCCGGCGTCGGTCCGGTGGCGGTGGGCGCGCACCTCGCGAAGTTCCTGCCGAACCAGGTGTCGTCGGGCTACGAGCGCACCGCTGACGGCATTGGCGCAGTGTCCGCCGCGCCGTACGGCTCCGCTTCGATCCTGCCGATCTCGTGGATGTACATCGCGATGATGGGCGCGAAGAATCTCACCGCTGCGACCGAAACCGCGATCCTCAACGCCAACTACGTCGCCAACAAGCTCGCGCCGCACTATCCGGTGCTGTATTCGGGCCCGGGCGGACTGGTCGCGCACGAGTGCATTCTCGATCTGCGTCCGATCAAGGAAACCAGCGGCATCACCGTCGACGACGTCGCCAAGCGTCTCGCCGACTACGGCTTCCACGCGCCGACCATGAGCTTCCCGGTGCCGGGCACGCTGATGGTCGAGCCGACCGAATCGGAATCGAAGGAAGAACTTGACCGCTTCATTGAAGCGATGACGGCGATCCGCGAGGAGATCCGCGCCGTCGAGGAAGGCCGTCTGGACCGCGAAGACAATCCGCTCAAGCACGCGCCGCACACCGCAGCCGTGGTGATTGCCGACGACTGGAAGCATGCTTACCCGCGTGAAACCGCGGCGTATCCGCTGCCGTCGCTGATCGCGAAGAAGTACTGGCCGCCGGTCGGCCGTGCGGACAACGTGTATGGCGACCGCAATCTGTTCTGCTCCTGCGTGCCGATCGCGGATTACGCGTAA
- a CDS encoding branched-chain amino acid ABC transporter substrate-binding protein, translating to MQHKMKQLAGATLVAAMSLAGAAHAQQVEDVKVGFAGPMTGAQAHYGKDFQNGITLAVEEMNATKPVIGGKPVRFVLDSADDQADPRTGTTVAQKLVDDGIKGMLGHFNSGTTIPASRIYANAGIPEIAMATAPEYTQQGFKTTFRMMTSDTQQGSVAGTFAVKSLGMKKIAIVDDRTAYGQGLADQFEKAAKASGATIVDREFTNDKAVDFKSILTKLKSVNPDLIYYGGADSQAAPMVKQMKTLGIKAPLMGGEMVHTPTFLSLAGDAANGTVASLAGLPLDQMPGGADYVAKYKKRFNEDVQTYSPYAYDGAMAMFDAMKKANSTDPAKYLPLLAKTDMPAVTTTHLEYDGKGDLKNGGITLYKVVDGKWTTLQSVGGK from the coding sequence ATGCAACACAAGATGAAACAGCTGGCTGGCGCGACGCTCGTCGCAGCCATGTCACTGGCGGGGGCGGCACACGCACAGCAGGTCGAAGACGTGAAGGTGGGTTTTGCTGGTCCGATGACGGGCGCACAGGCTCACTACGGCAAGGACTTCCAGAACGGCATCACGCTGGCTGTGGAAGAAATGAACGCCACGAAGCCGGTGATCGGCGGCAAGCCGGTGCGCTTCGTGCTGGACTCGGCGGACGACCAGGCTGACCCGCGCACCGGTACGACCGTTGCGCAGAAGCTGGTGGACGACGGCATCAAGGGCATGCTCGGCCACTTCAACTCGGGCACGACGATCCCGGCTTCGCGCATCTACGCGAACGCGGGCATCCCCGAAATCGCCATGGCGACGGCGCCTGAATACACGCAACAAGGCTTCAAGACCACGTTCCGGATGATGACGTCCGATACGCAGCAAGGTTCGGTCGCGGGCACGTTCGCGGTGAAGAGCCTGGGTATGAAGAAGATCGCGATTGTCGATGACCGTACGGCTTATGGCCAGGGTCTGGCTGATCAGTTTGAGAAGGCTGCCAAGGCTTCCGGCGCTACGATCGTCGATCGTGAATTCACTAACGATAAGGCTGTCGACTTTAAGTCGATTCTCACCAAGCTGAAGTCGGTGAATCCGGATCTGATCTATTACGGTGGTGCCGATTCGCAAGCCGCGCCGATGGTCAAGCAGATGAAGACGCTCGGCATCAAGGCTCCGCTGATGGGCGGCGAGATGGTGCATACGCCTACCTTCCTTTCGCTGGCGGGTGATGCGGCTAATGGGACGGTGGCTTCGCTTGCTGGCCTGCCGCTGGATCAGATGCCCGGTGGCGCTGACTACGTCGCCAAGTACAAGAAGCGCTTCAACGAAGATGTGCAGACGTACTCGCCTTATGCCTATGACGGCGCTATGGCTATGTTCGATGCTATGAAGAAAGCTAACTCCACCGATCCGGCCAAGTATCTGCCGCTGCTCGCCAAGACCGATATGCCCGCTGTTACTACCACTCATCTGGAGTATGACGGCAAGGGTGATCTTAAGAATGGTGGGATCACGCTTTATAAGGTTGTCGATGGGAAGTGGACTACTTTGCAGAGTGTTGGTGGGAAGTAA
- a CDS encoding thiamine pyrophosphate-binding protein has protein sequence MPLPNDSATTTGARLVVDALLTHGVERVFCVPGESFLAVLDSLHDETERIQTVVCRHEAAAANMAEAIGKLTGRPGVALVTRGPGATHASIGVHTAFQDSTPMILLIGQCAREHLDREAFQEIDYRRMFGQMAKWVAQIDDPKRIPEYLSHAFHTATSGRPGPVVLSLPEDVLSDVCPVVPGAPAYHRVAASPSATQMTQLRQLLEGAQRPMVIAGGSGWTPEACADLQRFIENWQLPIGLAFRFQDTLDNEHPNYAGDVGLGINPALAKRIRDADLLLALGPRLGEATTGGYTLLDIPKTKQTLVHVHQGAEELGRVYSADLPIVSGMPELASLLAALQPPTGKPAWAGSAEAAHRAYLDWRTPRPIPGDVQMGEVIQQLRAHLPDDAILTNGAGNYATWLHRHFSYRHFRSQLAPTSGAMGYGVPAAIAAKSLYPQRAVVALAGDGCFMMSAQELATAMQYDLHVLFIVVNNSHFGTIRMHQERHYPNRVHGTGLTNPDFAAFARSFGAHGETVERTEDFLPALERSLAAKRAAVIEIRMPQEASTPGATLEQIREQGRKLRGE, from the coding sequence ATGCCGCTGCCGAATGATTCCGCCACCACCACTGGTGCGCGCCTTGTAGTCGATGCCCTGCTGACCCATGGTGTCGAACGTGTTTTCTGCGTCCCCGGCGAGAGTTTCCTTGCCGTACTCGACTCGCTGCACGACGAGACCGAGCGTATCCAGACCGTCGTCTGCCGGCACGAAGCGGCCGCGGCCAACATGGCCGAAGCGATCGGCAAGCTGACCGGCCGCCCGGGCGTGGCACTCGTCACGCGTGGACCTGGCGCGACGCATGCCTCGATTGGCGTACACACCGCATTCCAGGACTCGACGCCGATGATCCTGCTGATCGGCCAATGCGCACGCGAGCATCTGGACCGCGAGGCCTTCCAGGAAATCGACTATCGACGCATGTTCGGCCAGATGGCCAAGTGGGTCGCGCAGATCGACGATCCGAAGCGGATTCCCGAATATCTTAGCCACGCGTTCCACACCGCGACCTCAGGACGACCGGGCCCGGTTGTGTTGTCGTTGCCGGAAGACGTGCTGAGCGACGTGTGCCCTGTGGTACCGGGCGCGCCGGCGTATCACCGTGTGGCCGCCTCGCCCTCGGCCACGCAGATGACGCAACTACGGCAACTGCTGGAAGGCGCCCAGCGGCCGATGGTGATTGCCGGCGGCAGCGGCTGGACACCCGAAGCCTGCGCGGATCTGCAGCGCTTCATCGAGAACTGGCAGTTGCCGATTGGCCTCGCGTTCCGCTTCCAGGACACGCTCGATAACGAACACCCGAATTACGCAGGCGATGTCGGGCTCGGCATTAACCCCGCGCTGGCGAAACGTATCCGCGATGCGGACTTGCTGCTTGCATTGGGCCCGCGTCTCGGCGAAGCGACGACCGGCGGCTACACGCTGCTCGACATTCCGAAGACGAAGCAGACCTTGGTCCACGTGCATCAAGGCGCGGAGGAATTGGGCCGCGTGTATTCGGCGGATCTGCCGATCGTCTCGGGGATGCCCGAACTCGCCTCGCTTCTGGCCGCGTTGCAGCCTCCCACTGGAAAACCGGCATGGGCGGGAAGCGCGGAGGCGGCGCACCGCGCCTATCTCGACTGGCGCACGCCGCGGCCGATTCCCGGCGACGTGCAGATGGGCGAAGTGATCCAGCAACTACGCGCGCACTTGCCCGACGACGCGATCCTGACCAACGGCGCGGGCAATTACGCGACGTGGCTGCACCGGCATTTCTCGTATCGGCATTTCCGCTCGCAACTTGCGCCGACCAGCGGCGCGATGGGATACGGTGTGCCGGCGGCGATTGCGGCGAAGTCGCTTTACCCACAGCGTGCGGTGGTGGCGCTGGCCGGCGACGGCTGCTTCATGATGTCTGCTCAGGAGCTGGCGACGGCGATGCAGTACGACCTGCATGTGCTATTCATCGTGGTGAACAACAGCCACTTCGGCACGATCCGCATGCACCAGGAGCGGCACTATCCGAACCGTGTGCATGGCACGGGCCTGACCAATCCGGATTTCGCGGCGTTCGCGCGGTCGTTTGGCGCGCATGGCGAGACGGTGGAGCGCACGGAGGATTTCCTGCCGGCGCTCGAGCGATCGCTCGCGGCGAAGCGCGCAGCGGTGATCGAAATTCGCATGCCGCAGGAAGCGAGTACGCCTGGTGCGACCTTGGAGCAGATTCGGGAGCAGGGCCGCAAGCTGCGGGGTGAATAG
- a CDS encoding IS3 family transposase (programmed frameshift): MSRRNITDEFKAEAVQLVVAQGYSFAKASEALGVGDTALRRWVAQWRAEQVQPPRTQVQVKADQRRIRELEARVVELERERDILKKFHGLLRQGTGSLLEVIRSLKKAWPVSLMCRLLKVPRSSYYAFAGRVCKPAASPALLRTVRQIHSESRSSYGSRRMARALQQQGHAIGRYRARSLMREAQLAVARRRTHRYRKAEGEALVAPNLLERKFEPGAINRVWAGDITYVRTRQGWSYLAIVMDLHSRRIVGWAFALQADTELVIQALQQARSSRRPAPGLMFHSDQGCQYTSERFVSDLKANGMVQSMSRKGNCWDNAVVERFFRSLKSEWIGEQEYCSHEQAQRDIAGYVADFYNYRRIHSAANDSPPARYEASIY; encoded by the exons ATGAGCAGACGGAACATAACTGACGAATTCAAGGCAGAAGCGGTGCAGCTGGTGGTTGCGCAGGGCTACTCGTTCGCGAAGGCCAGCGAAGCGCTAGGTGTTGGCGATACGGCGTTGCGGCGGTGGGTGGCGCAGTGGCGCGCCGAGCAGGTCCAGCCGCCGCGCACGCAGGTGCAGGTCAAAGCTGACCAGCGGCGTATCCGGGAGCTTGAGGCGCGGGTGGTCGAGCTTGAACGTGAGCGCGACATACTAAAAAAGT TCCACGGCCTTCTTCGTCAAGGAACTGGATCGCTCCTCGAAGTGATCCGTTCGCTGAAGAAGGCCTGGCCGGTGAGTCTGATGTGCAGGTTGCTGAAGGTGCCGCGAAGCAGCTACTACGCGTTCGCGGGACGGGTTTGCAAGCCGGCAGCTTCACCCGCGCTACTCAGAACTGTGCGCCAGATCCACAGCGAGAGCCGCAGCAGTTACGGCAGTCGCAGGATGGCGCGGGCGCTGCAGCAGCAAGGTCACGCGATCGGACGCTACCGGGCCCGTTCGCTGATGCGCGAGGCGCAACTGGCGGTGGCGCGACGGCGAACGCACCGCTATCGCAAGGCCGAAGGTGAAGCACTGGTGGCGCCCAACCTGCTGGAGCGCAAGTTCGAGCCGGGTGCGATCAACCGGGTATGGGCCGGTGACATTACGTATGTGAGAACGCGGCAGGGCTGGTCCTATCTGGCGATCGTGATGGATCTGCATTCGCGTCGCATCGTGGGCTGGGCGTTTGCCTTGCAGGCGGATACCGAGCTGGTGATCCAGGCGCTACAGCAGGCCCGCAGCAGCCGGCGCCCAGCCCCCGGACTGATGTTCCACTCCGACCAGGGCTGCCAGTACACCAGCGAACGCTTCGTGAGTGATCTGAAGGCAAACGGGATGGTGCAGAGCATGAGCCGAAAGGGAAACTGCTGGGACAACGCGGTGGTCGAGCGCTTCTTCAGAAGCCTGAAGAGTGAATGGATCGGAGAACAGGAGTACTGCAGTCACGAACAGGCCCAGCGCGATATCGCGGGTTACGTGGCTGACTTTTACAACTACCGGCGCATCCATTCGGCGGCCAATGATTCGCCACCGGCGCGTTATGAGGCTTCTATTTACTGA
- a CDS encoding L-serine ammonia-lyase, whose protein sequence is MAVSVFDLFKIGIGPSSSHTVGPMRAALMFVQGLERDGLLAATSSVKVDLYGSLGATGKGHGTDRGVMLGLMGDAPDTVDPETIAQRLETVRTSRSLALLGTHPVPFVQKDHISFYRQALAEHPNGLKLHAFDAQGETLRAATYLSVGGGFVVTAGAPNTKVLSAVDQLPHPFRSGNELLALCKATGKSIAQLMWENERVWHTEEETRSGLLKIWDVMQSCVARGCGIGNPDADGTLPGPFQVKRRAPQLYRSLSGNPELALRDPLSMVDWINLYAIAVNEENAAGGRVVTAPTNGAAGIIPAVLHYYTRFMPGSNQQGVIDFLMTAAAIGILYKLNASISGAEVGCQGEVGVACSMAAGALAAVMGGTPEQVENAAEIGMEHNLGLTCDPVGGMVQIPCIERNAMASVKAVNAARMALRGDGSHYVSLDSVIKTMRETGADMKTKYKETSRGGLAVNIVEC, encoded by the coding sequence ATGGCAGTCAGTGTGTTCGACCTCTTCAAAATCGGCATTGGTCCGTCCAGTTCGCATACGGTCGGGCCGATGCGCGCGGCGCTGATGTTTGTCCAGGGGCTCGAACGCGACGGACTGCTGGCGGCCACGTCTTCCGTGAAGGTCGATCTGTACGGCTCGCTCGGCGCAACCGGCAAGGGCCACGGAACGGATCGCGGTGTGATGCTCGGCCTGATGGGCGATGCGCCGGATACCGTCGATCCCGAGACGATCGCGCAACGTCTGGAAACGGTGCGCACCTCGCGCTCGCTGGCGCTGCTCGGCACGCACCCGGTGCCGTTCGTGCAGAAGGATCACATTTCGTTTTATCGTCAGGCGCTTGCCGAGCATCCGAACGGACTGAAGCTGCACGCGTTCGACGCGCAGGGTGAGACGCTGCGTGCGGCGACGTATCTGTCGGTAGGCGGCGGGTTTGTCGTCACAGCGGGCGCGCCGAATACCAAGGTGCTGAGCGCCGTCGATCAGTTGCCGCATCCGTTTCGCAGCGGCAACGAGTTGCTTGCGCTGTGCAAGGCGACCGGCAAGAGCATCGCGCAACTGATGTGGGAAAACGAGCGCGTGTGGCATACCGAAGAGGAAACGCGCAGCGGCCTCCTGAAAATCTGGGACGTGATGCAGTCGTGCGTCGCGCGCGGTTGCGGCATCGGCAATCCGGATGCGGACGGCACGCTGCCCGGGCCGTTCCAGGTGAAGCGGCGCGCACCGCAGTTGTATCGCTCCTTGTCCGGCAATCCGGAGCTGGCGTTGCGCGATCCGCTGTCGATGGTGGACTGGATCAATCTCTACGCAATCGCCGTCAATGAAGAGAATGCGGCCGGTGGACGGGTGGTCACCGCGCCGACCAACGGCGCGGCCGGCATCATCCCTGCGGTGCTGCATTACTACACGCGTTTCATGCCGGGTTCGAACCAGCAAGGCGTGATCGATTTTCTGATGACAGCGGCGGCCATCGGCATTCTGTACAAGCTGAATGCCTCGATTTCGGGCGCGGAAGTGGGCTGCCAGGGCGAGGTGGGCGTGGCCTGTTCGATGGCCGCGGGCGCGCTCGCTGCCGTGATGGGCGGCACACCGGAGCAGGTGGAGAACGCCGCGGAAATCGGCATGGAACACAACCTGGGGCTGACCTGCGATCCGGTGGGCGGCATGGTGCAGATTCCGTGCATCGAACGTAATGCGATGGCCTCGGTGAAGGCGGTCAATGCGGCGCGGATGGCGCTGCGTGGCGACGGCAGTCACTATGTTTCTCTGGACTCGGTCATCAAGACGATGCGCGAGACGGGCGCCGATATGAAGACCAAGTACAAGGAAACTTCGCGCGGCGGCCTGGCGGTGAATATCGTCGAGTGCTGA
- a CDS encoding IS481 family transposase: MPWNVKDTMSLRQEFVCLAAVQTVPFSELCRRFNISRQTGYKWLERHKTQGEDGLADRSRRPHCSPARSSDQVAQAVIALRQAHGWGGRKIARRLQDMGFADVPAPATVTEILRRHGLIDPRESAQREPWQRFEHEHPNALWQMDFKGDFPTLEGGRCYPLTVLDDHSRFNIVLAACARTTTQVVQAELDRAFRCYGLPARINVDNGAPWGSPSAPGQVTELAVWMIRLGIRVSYSRPYHPQTNGKDERFHRSLKAEVLQRYTFTTHAHVQQELERWRSVYNTERPHEALDLATPLTRYRPSPRTMPDHLPEPQYGPHDEVLRVNSNGLVRFRGEAVRLSIALKGLPVAARPKPDEDGVIEFWFAHHRVAKLDLGGAKR, from the coding sequence ATGCCCTGGAACGTAAAAGACACCATGAGTCTCAGACAGGAATTCGTTTGTCTGGCCGCTGTGCAGACAGTGCCTTTCAGCGAGTTGTGCCGGCGCTTCAACATCAGCCGCCAGACCGGCTACAAATGGCTTGAACGCCACAAGACGCAAGGCGAGGACGGTCTGGCCGACCGTTCCCGTCGCCCGCATTGCAGCCCCGCCCGCTCATCGGATCAGGTCGCCCAGGCCGTGATCGCCTTGCGTCAGGCGCACGGCTGGGGTGGGCGCAAGATCGCCCGACGGCTGCAGGACATGGGCTTTGCCGACGTTCCAGCGCCCGCCACGGTAACGGAAATCCTCCGGCGTCATGGTTTGATCGATCCGCGCGAATCCGCGCAGCGCGAGCCCTGGCAGCGCTTCGAGCACGAGCATCCGAATGCACTCTGGCAGATGGACTTCAAGGGCGATTTCCCGACGCTCGAAGGAGGCCGCTGCTATCCGCTCACGGTGCTGGACGATCATTCGCGCTTTAACATCGTGCTGGCCGCCTGCGCACGCACCACCACGCAGGTCGTGCAGGCCGAACTGGACAGGGCATTCCGGTGCTATGGACTACCCGCACGCATCAATGTCGACAACGGTGCGCCGTGGGGCTCTCCCAGCGCGCCGGGACAGGTGACCGAGCTCGCTGTATGGATGATCAGGCTGGGCATACGGGTGAGTTACAGCCGTCCCTATCATCCGCAGACCAACGGCAAGGACGAACGGTTTCACCGCTCGCTGAAGGCCGAGGTGCTGCAGCGCTACACGTTCACCACCCACGCACACGTGCAGCAGGAACTGGAGCGCTGGCGCAGTGTGTACAACACCGAGCGCCCGCATGAAGCCCTTGACCTGGCGACACCGCTCACGCGTTACCGGCCCAGCCCACGGACGATGCCTGATCATTTGCCGGAGCCGCAATACGGTCCACACGACGAGGTCCTGCGGGTCAACTCAAACGGTCTGGTCCGCTTCCGCGGGGAGGCTGTGCGCCTGTCAATCGCGCTTAAAGGCCTGCCGGTCGCCGCACGTCCGAAACCCGACGAAGACGGCGTTATCGAGTTCTGGTTTGCCCATCATCGCGTTGCAAAACTTGACCTCGGAGGAGCAAAACGCTGA